CATAGATGTTAACATAAATTTGTTTAGTAGATCCTTCTTTATATTTGCCTGGATTATCTATTTCTTCAGTAATTTTATTTAGGTGAACTTCATTTTTATCATTAAATTGCCATATAATTTTTACTGGTGTAGTATTATCGTAAGTCTTTACTCTAGCGTTTCCTTGATAAATAAAGTCAGTGTTTTCACTGTTCTCACGTGTGAAAATATATACGTTACCCTTAGGATCAAGCATGCTTTGAATAGATTTTGATTGTAATGAATGAGTTTTTTTACCGAACCACTGTAGTTCATCACCAATGAATTTGTTATCGTATATATGACCAGTACGTCCAACAGAGTTAATATTTGCAAATATAAAGATGTCATTATTAAAAGTTGTGTATCCAGTATTCCAGTTTCCTTTCTGTTGATTTTTTGGAACGTTAAAAATTCTATAAACATCTTTTCTGGAATATTTATTTCCGATTTTAAGAAGTAAATTTTTTGAGCTTTTATGACTTTCTCGAAGGTTAGTATTTTTGTTTGAGTTTTGAGAGTTAAATATCATTATTGTCTCTTCCTATGAATTAGTTTGGTATTGGTATTATATGGTTTGTATGTAAAAGGATATAGAATTGAATAATATATTAGTACTATATCCTTTTTAAGTTTAAGTCTGCAAATTAGTTCAAGTTCACTATAAATGTAATTTCATTTGATATGATGTTTCCTTTTCTTCTATATATCTCACAGCCCAGTCTGCAATGGGCTTAGCAATAGCTCTAGCTAGCAATACTGGAACTGCATTTCCAATTTGCTTATAAACTTTATCTAGCCTTCCATTTTTACTCATCTTCAAATTCTTTCCTTGGCTAAATTCAAACCAATCTGGAAATGTTTGAATTCTTGCTATCTCTTTAATTGATAGACGCCGATTGTGTTCTTCTCCATCTGAAAATATCCATTTGTCTTTACCTGTTTTTATCATAGGAGATCCTCCAGGATGGATTGGTGCTTGTCTGCCTGAAGCTTGGATGGTAAAGCTTTGCTCATCCCACCTCTTTTTACGGTTTCTTGACATAAAAATAGTTGAGTAGGAACCTGTGAAATAAGGACCTGGATCTTGCTCTAGGTCGCCAATAGCATCTTTTAGAGTTGTATATGGGATTAACCCCTCACCTTCGCCATGTGTAGGGTCTGGAAATGTATATTTAAAATCTAAATCATTTCTAACACCGACTAAAATTACACGCTCCCTATTCTGAGGAACGCCGTAGTCTCTTGCATTAACTAGTTGAGCCTCAACTTTATAACCAGCTGCTTCAAAGTCTTGTCGGATTTGTCTAAAAACCTCTCCTTTTCCTAACGTAAGCATACCTTTAACATTTTCACCAATAAATATTTCAGGTTGGGTTTGAATGAGGCAACGAATAAAATGTAAATATAAAAAGTTTCTCTCATCATCAACTAATCTAGGACCAGCTTCACTAAATCCAGGGCATGGAAACCCCCCTATAACTATGTTACCAATTGGGAATTCATGAATCTTTCTAATATCTTTTTTATGCTTGTATACTTGAGAGGGGAAGTTTAAACTATAGGTCTGTAAGGCTTCATCAAAAATATCATTAGCATATACAGTATGAAAAATACTTTGGTTTCTTTTTTTATTAAAGTTATCTTTATTGGTTAATATAGCTTCTGTATTATCCTTACCAATAATTGCATCTAAACCAGCTAATTCAAACCCTAAATCAAGCCCTCCGCAACCAGAAAATAGCGAAACAACATTCATTTTATTGTTTTTGTGTTTAATTTCATCATTAGAAAAGTCGTTAGTTGACTCTATAACTGTTTCCCTTTCATTTCTTATTTTCTCCATTAATATTTGTTTTACTTCTTCCTTATTGAGTTCAGGGGCTGGTTTAAACTTACCTCTACCTCTTTCGTCTATTTTAATTTGAACCATTCTTTATCTCCTCACAACGCATTATATAAAAATCTTACAAGTTATCTTAACATATAGCAACAAATCAATTTTGGAATTCAATACCAACAAACAAATAAAGAAGTTAATTCTATTATATACTGTATAGACAATATTTTAAGTCAAATGTACAATTAGGTATATAACTATAATAGGGAGATTTTAACATGTATTACACACCTACTACTAATGTATTAATAGCACTGCGCAATATCTTAGAACGAAACAGTAATAAGATGCCTAAGGTTTTGAATCATAAAAATAGCAATAGGATAAACAGTGCTGGAGATTTACTAGAATATTTCGTAAAAGATGCTTTCTGTAGCTATAGTTTTAATTATGAAATGGCGGGTGATAAATTAAAAGAATATCAAAAGGTATTTAGTTATCTTGGCAATTCAAACAATCCACCTGATTTTGTGATAAAACATGGTGCTGCTGTTGAAGTGAAAAAAATAGAAGGGACAAATCCTAATGGCATTGCTTTAAATAGTTCATTCCCGAAAGATTATTTGCACTCAAATGATTTACGTATAAAAAAAGAGTGTAGAGAGTGTGAAAATGAATATGGCGGATGGGCTAAAAAAGATATGATCTATGCTGTAGGGAATGTAAAAAATAAAAAATTATCTAGCCTTTGGTTAATTTATGGAGATTGCTTTTGTGCAGATAAAGAAACATATGAAAAAATTTCCAATGCAATTAAGGATGGGGTTTCTTCTATACCTGAAGTTGAGTTTGGAGAAACAAAAGAGTTAGGAAGGGTCAATAGAGTTGATCCACTCGGTATTACATATTTGAGAATTAGAGGGATGTGGGGAATTGAACACCCTTCATCCATATTCCGTTCATTAATAAATTTAGATAAGGTTAAAACTCATGTTTATGTACTAATGAGAAAAGAGACTTTCGATTCCATTGAAGATAAACCTAATCTGAATAAATATGTTGAAAATAATAATCTTCAGATGAAAAATGTAACGATACCTAATCCAAATAATCCTGCAAAGAATATGGAAGCTATTTTGTACACTGCAACCATATGAATTACACTTTCCTTGGTATGTTATAAAAACTAGTGCATAACGTTAAAATACTATCGGTATATTATTGCTAACTTGCTAATAAATTTTTAAATCTACAAGAGGGACCTTATGAATAAAATTTTATATTTCATTGTTTTAGTTATAGTTGCAGGTTCATTTATTATAAATATTTTCGTAGACAATGAGTTTATTTCAACAATAATAAACATTATTGCATTAATTGTACTTGTTGCTGTGGCTATTTATTTATGGTTTACGCTTGGTCGAAAATCAAAGAAATAATTTAATGAAGATAAGGACGAAATATTTAGAATAGAAGAATGAGTTTAGTCTTACTTTGAGGATGCTTCAGCCCAAGGTCTATAATGGACCCATAAATCTAGACACGAAATAAGGAGATGTTAAAGTAGATTTAAGGGTAAAAGAAAAAGTTATACATCACAATTCAAATCCAAGATCGTGCTAGAAATACTTAAAGAAGAAAGAAGTCTTGCTGAGATTTCCTCAGAACATGGCATACATGTAAATCAGTTACGTCAATGGCGTAAAGCTGCACTTGATCACATGCCACAACTATTTGAAAGAGAGAATAAGAAAGTCGACCACATGAAGGAGGAATACGAAGATCAAATAGAAAATCTCTACGCAGAAATAGGGCGACTTACCACGCAATTGTCGAGGCTTAAAAAATCTGGAATCAAAGACTAGAACAGAGCGTTTAGACATGCTGGATTGGGATGGTTCAGAGCTTTCCATAAAGACCCAAGCAGAGCTGTTGAATCTTAATCGCTCAAGCCTATATTATAGGCCTGTAGAGCCCCTTCCTCAGAGGAACTCCTTATCAAAAATCGAATCGATGAGATATACACAGAACGCCCTTTTTATGGATCAAGACGCATCTCAGAAGCCCTTAAACAAGAAGGACTCATTGTTAAACAGGAAAGCTGTACAATGGGAATTGCGGGGATATCACCCGGTCCAAATCCTTAGTAAACAGAAACAGCAGCACAGAATTTATCCTTATCTATTAAGAGGATTAACCATCCAACATCCCAATCACGTATGGGGAATAGATATTACCTACGTGCGTCTTAAACGGAGCTGGCTTTATTTGGTTGCCCTTATTGATTGGTATTCTCGCTATGTGATCAGTTGGGAGCTGGATCAGAAAATGGACTTCGTTATAACGTGCGCTTTCTCAAGGGAAACCAGTCATTTTACTAGCCCTAAATATATTAATCTATTAAAACAGAATGAAGTCCACATTAGTATGGACGGCAAAGGACGTGCACTAGACAACACCATTACGGAACGACTTTGGTGCACTATCAAATACGAAGAAATTTATCTCAAAGAATACCACAACCCCAGAGAGGCTAGACAAGAAATTCGAAACTATTTTTGCATTCTATAACCAAAAGCGACTACATCAATCGCTAAAATACCAGAAACCTGAGTTTGTCTATTATTCATAAAAGAATGCCCCCTCTCATCCATAGGAACTTTGTCGTGAAGCCCCTCCTTACAACCAAGTTTCTATGAAAGAGAATGGTAATGAAAAAAATGTTAATTCCCCTTAAAGGAGCTCCACAGCTCCCCCACCTAAAATATTTAAAATTTTTGTCTTGACAATGGGTCACTAGTTCATCGTGCTTTCGCGACCGTGAGTTACAATCCAACTCTCTCTTTAAGTTATTTTATACAGATAGAGGAAATAAGTTTAAAAATAATCCTATTTATGAAGCATTAGTTATGTTTGAAATTGAGAGATCAATAATGCGCGCAATAACTTTCAATAGTAAACATACCTTTTGAAAAGAATTAACGTTTAAATCATTTAAAACAGAGTTTGTGAATGGGTATGATAAGTATAGCTATCGGACTTCAACTTCTTTTGCAGCCTTATCTTCATACGTTGCCTCTTATATGATTTCTGTTCGTCAGACCAGAGGTTTGCCTCGAGCTTCCTTCAGATTCCATGTCGCCATGGACACCCTTATTTTTGGCTATGTATATACTGCTACTTGGTCGCACTAGGGACTTGCACCCGTTAGAATTCTCCCATGCTAGGCCAAAAAAGAGTGGCTACTAAAAGGTAGCCACTCATACTCTACATGTCTTCTGTATTAATTTCTTTGTACATAGGAATATGTTTCAAAAACTTTTTTAAATCAATATTAAAATATTCTTCAATATCTTTTTTTAATGAAGATTCCAGAGACATGAATTCATCCTTTATATATGAAGCATCAAATACATTGTAAAGGTATTCTTGTGCCCAAATAGATTTCAATCTTGCCTTATCCCCTCCAAAAGGGATTAGAGATAAAATTGCTCCATCATCATACTCGTCATATTCAAGAGAATAATAATGAAACTCTTGTATTCTATTTAGATTGTTTGTTTTTTCTTTCCATTCGTAAAGGTATTTATAGAATTCTAAAATAGGGAATTCCTCTTCGTCAAAATAACAGTCGTCATTTATAAAAATACTAAATCTGGCAGTGATATCTAAAATCAAGGAAACATCTTTTCTTTGTTTATTTGAGATATCACTCGGGTCACGTGTGAAGCTGTAGTCAAACTTTACTTTACTGGATATGCTGTCCATATTTTACCTGTATGATCAAAGACGACTTTTATTTTAGTTTCCCCTTTAGTTCCTACCTTTTTACCAATGTTAGAAGTTATGGTAAATGATAATTTTTTATAATTATTATTGAATTTAATTGATGGATTGTTTCGAAGAGCCTCTTTTACCCATTTGCGAACTGTACTCTGACTAGTTGTATTGAATTTTGCATATCTGCCTCCAGCATTTCTAAAATGCTTCTTAGATACAGAAAATTTAGCTACCTTTTTTATAGCGTTACTTAATGCATATTTACCGAAAGCACTTACTAATGCTCTCTTTCCAAACTTCTTTACAGCCCATCTCACACCATTTGCAATTATAAGACCTATCACAGGAATAGCCGAGGCTTTAGCATCAATTGTATTAACTTCATGTAAATCCCCTGTATTTCGGTTAACAAGTTGTGCTTTAAATTCTTCACCTTCTATTTCAGTTAAGAACACGTCATAAGTTGTAACAATCTTTTCTCCATTATCTTTTATTTCCACTTCAGTTACATAAAATTCGCCAGCATCTAAATTTACATATAAATTTGATTCGTAAAGTAAATCTTGCATTTGTAGATTAGAATTAACAAGTATTTCGGAATCTGAAAATTCATCTACATGCATTTCAAATGAATCATTCTTGATTCCAAATTCTTCTTCAACATCAACTTGATAAGAAATGGTATCATCATCTGACTCTATCTCAATAAGTTCATGATCAATATTTCCATCAATATATTTTGTATTAGCAAACTCTTGCGAAATTTTGTTACTAATCTCTAAATCTTCTTTGTTATAATTATCTGCAAAAGCTAGGCTTGTGTTAGAAAAAACAGTAGTAAAAATTAAAACTGGTAATATTAATTTAATTGTAAACTTTTTCATAGGTTTCCTCCAAGTATTCTCTTTTAAAAGTTAATATACCTTCACCATAAACTGATTTTTCATTTAACTTTAAAGTGTGCTTATTTAATAACTGTTTGATATTAGCTGTGTTATATTTATTCGAAACGATAGATGCAATTACTCCAGTCGCATATGCTGTCGCAAAAGAAGTTCCGGAAAACTCAGACATCCCACCCTGGTTATCAGTTGAAATAACTTTAACACCGGGAGCTGAATAGTCTACCTTCCCGTACCCTGATCGAGGATCGATATTAAAGTCTTTATCTATAGAAGCAATAGATAAAACTTCTTCATATTTAGCAGGGTAGTCTACGCTCAGCCCCATTGTATTTCCAGCTGCCGCTGTTACAACTATACCTTTTTTTGTAGCTGCCCTTATTGCATCGTGAAGACCTTTTTTGTCATCAAAAAAACCAAAGCTTATATTTATTACATCTACTTCTTGCTCTACGCACCACATAATACCATTAATAATGTCTTCAATTGTTCCTTCGCCTTTGTCGTTAAGGACTTTTACGTCGTATAAGATCAAATTTTCCTCTGAGCTAATGATCCCTACTTTCTCACCAGCTATAATACCTGCTATAGCTGTTCCATGACCAAATTTGTCTGTTATCGGCTTATTGGGTTCTATCACGTTGACCTCTTCGAAATTTACATTTTTTAAATCGCCATGTGTCTTGTTTATACCACTATCCAAGATAGCTATTTTAATCTGGCTAGAGGATTGTTTCCGTGCTTCACCGATATAGTCAAGAGCCCAGCTCTCATATTCCTCTTCTTTCTCGAAAACTTGTAGATAATAAATAAATAATGATAAAAATAAAATTAGTGAAAAACCAACATAAACTTTCTTTTTCATAGTGCTAATTCCGCAAACCTCCACCCTCCTATAGCTATTTATAAATTATATAATCCGATTATTACATAATAATACAAAATTTCCAATGTTTTTTTTATAAAAATTTTTAGTTGCTTTTTACTTGTATCTTTTGTCACTAGCAGTGCATTAATTAATTGGGTTATTAAAAATATTGAATCATTTTTTCCTTGCACTCATTGTTGGGTGCCAGGCATGTGCGTATTCTCTAGGGTTAACACGAACCACAAAGGCAGTAGTAGTGGTTAGCTTAAGACAATGGTGTCTGGGGGGACCCAGAATCTGAAGGAAGTCGGCGGCAGTGGAGCTATGTCAATATCTCGAACAACAAAAAATTTAAGTCCGTTTAAGGACGGCATCCATTCACGGAGGATCCTGTATCCGGCAAAAGCAGTCAAGCGATAGACCGCACTTAACAGCTTTTGCCGGATACAGTAAACACTGCCCATAGATGCCGTCCAGTGAGCTTTACCTCACATTCTGGGATAGAATTGGGAACAGAATATAGTGTGGAACCATGCTGATGGCATGCTTCCACTACCACTCCCGATAATTTAGATATTTTTTGAACAAAAAAACGTTCTTCGTTAATTTACGAAAACAAGACTATAGAAATCATCCAACCACCTTTTTCTCCAACATTTCCATCGAAAAATTTGGAAAAGGTTGATCCTCATCAAGTAGTGTTTTTTGTAAGGTTTTCTTTCGGTGTGTTTAAAAATCACCCCAATCTTCAACGCAAAAGTACTATTATAACGAATTATTTCACTAGTTGAGCGCTTTTTTGGCTTTTTGGATGAAAGCCAATACATAGCCGATAATTTTTAAAAATAATTTGAAATAAAAGGAGGATTTTAAACATTTTTGAATAATTTATATTATATACTTATTAAATCAGACAAAGCAGATATTTTAAAAAAAGGAGGTATATATGAAGATAAGGCAGTGGAATAGGAGTTTAAAAATAAGATTAGCAGGTGAAGGTATTTTCAATCTTTTCTATTGGATGTATTTTCCGTTTATGGCAATTTACTTTAGTGATGTATTAGGAAACGCTGTTACCGGGGCTTTAATGAGTATCCCACCTTTAGTATCTATTATAGGTAATATAATTGGAGGTAATATATCTGATTATATTGGGCGACGAATTATTATGATAATAGGATCATCTATACAAACTTTAATGTTTGCTTTGTTTGCGCTATCTGTAATATATAATAATCACTGGCTAAGTTATGGTTGCTTTTTAGGAATCAGTCTAGGTGGGGCTATTTATAGCCAGCAAGCAGTGCTATGGTTGCTGACTTAGCAGAAAAATCGGATAGAAGGGAAATATTTGCTACCTTTATCACAGCAAATAATGTAGGTGCAGTTTTAGGTCCGGTTATAGGATCATTCTTCTTTTTTAACTACTTAAGTGGGTTATTATGGGTTTGTACTTTCATAATGGTTATATACACTACGTTAATTCTTCTTTATATAAAAGAATCCGTTCCAACCCTAAAAAGAGAAGAAATAGGTATAAAAACAATACCAAAGTTAATCAGTAATCAACTCTATGATTACTGGTTTGTCCTTAAAGATAAAATATTTTTTCAATACATAATTGGAGGAGTTCTAGCAGTAATTGCTATTATGCAATTAGATTTATATTTTGCGTATTATATAACCTCCTATGTACCTGCTCAAGATCTATTTAATTTTAATAATTGGAGATTAAGTTTAAATGGTAAAGAGATATTAGGGTTAATATTAGGCATTAATGGTCTCCTATTTGTATTTTTTGTATTGCCTGTAACAAAGTGGCTAAAAGGCTGGACAGATCGCAACGTTTTTATATTATCTGCTATATTAGCAGGGGGCGGCATGTTTTTAGTTGGTTTTACAACTAATATATGGATTTTGTTATTGTTAACAATCATTTTTACTTTTGGGGAGATTGTTCGTGCTCCTGTTATAAAAAATTTTATTGCAGATTACGCACCAGATAATTCAAGAGGAACATATATGGGTGCAGCAGATTTACAATTTACTATCGGTAGATTTTTAGCACCACTTACTTTATTTTTATCTGAGTGGATGAACCCATTAAGCATATTTAGTATTATTCTTTTGGCTGCTTTTTTTAGTGGTTTTATGTATATAAGGCTTTATAAGCATTACACACCTTGAATACAGAATAGTTATATAATATAAGTTGAAGGAAGTAAATAAGTTTATGACAATAAAAAGAAAACCTTATTATAACCCTTTAAATCCAATTAATATAGAGAACCCATATCAATTTAAGGGAAAATCATCCTATCTTTTATCATGAAGGGATGGGATCCTGGGTCCTAACTCGATACGATGATTGTAAATATGTTCTACGTAACCCAAAGCTCTTTGCTCTCGATAAAAGAAGGGTAGAAGACCAATCTGATACTATGAGCAGATTACAGTCTGATGTTCAAAAAAACCTCCAATCGTTAGACCCCCCCCCCCCGAGAATCGGCCAATTAGAAGCTTAATGATGAAAGCATTTAATTCACAAGACATAGCAAACATTAGGCAAGAAGTTAGAGAACATATTAAAGAGATATTCGATAAATTAACTCCTAATACAGAATTTGATTTTATGAAAGAGGTTTCGGCTCCATTATCCTTAAGACACACTATTAGGAGTTCCTAAACCTAACTTAGAAGAATATATGGAAATATCAGAAGGTATTGCACATCAAATGGATTCTGGTTTGTTACCCGAAAACTATGAACCAGGCGAAGAATCTCCGAAAGCTATAACAGTAAATATAGATGGCAGTGTGGGTATCAAATATAATTTTCATTTGAATAAATAGATTAGTGGAACATAATAGAAAACAAAGGAGCAACCATATGAAATATACTTGTCCTTGTTGTGGCTACAAAACACTAAACGAAGAACCACCGGGCACTTTCGAGATATGTGAAATATGCTTTTGGGAAGATGATTATACTCAATTTGCTGACCCTGATTATGAAGGAGGCGCTAATGCCCCTTCATTAAAGCAGGCGCAAAAGAATTTTATTTTAGTGGGAGCTTGTGAAGAAGAGTTTGTTGAGCACGTGCGGAAACCTAATGAAAAAGACCTCAAAGATACTCGATGGAAACATATTTTATAAGAGAAAAATTCACCTAATGTTAACTTATAGCCTAAACAATGGTAGGCATATACCTCTATTTGCAATTGGTACACATAGCAAAAGCTTTGAAGTTAAAGATAATCAGCGCTATGATACCAAACAAAAACGATGGATGTTTTACAGTCTTATGGTGTTCAAGAAGGCGACAGGATGGGAAAGTAACAGAACTAGACAAGACACAAAAGAAAACGAGGGCTCCGAAGCTGCATTTTTTATCTACTTTACAAACAAAAATGAATAAACAACGGAAGTATAGTCCATCTATGGTGCTAGAGATTGTGCAAGGGTTGTATGAAAAGAAATTGGTTACCTATCCTAGAACGGACTGTCACTTGATTGTGGAGAATAAATTTGCTTATGTGAAGCAGAACTTGACTTCCTATTAAGATTGTTTAGGTATTTTTTCTCTGTGAAGTATCGAGAAACAAGAAAAACGTACGTGGACAGCTCGAAGGTACAAGAGCAATACGCCATCATTCTTCAGAACGGGTTGTCTGTGATTTTTGAATTCCCGAAGAGGACAGCGAACGGTAGTTATTCCTTTTTGGGATAGGATTTTGGTTTTATAAGAACGTGTTCCACAGTTTGTTGTTAAAGTGATACTAAACTTTCAAAATTATTATTGTTAGAAAAATTCATAACTATCAAAATTTAGTTTTATTCAAAATAAACATTGTATTAATTTTTTGAATATGCTATTATTTCCATATGTTAGTAAATATTTACTATTTTAGGGATGAATTCAGGCGCTTTGATTTAAAAAATCAGTTATATAGGAGTTGTAATAGTGACTGCATCCAATAAACTTAGTAGAGAACCATATTCTTTGGTTATTACCTCAGATCCTCAATATCCTTGGACACCTGAGATGGATATTGGAAATTTAAAACAAAGTAAAAGTGAGAAAAAAAGAAAGTCTGAAGAATTAATAAGAAGCCAATTCCAAAGTATTAATTCTTATACTGACTCTATACCTAACTCATCTGTGATTATAAACGGAGATATGACCGCATTTGGACATTCTTGGTAGTGGAGCGAAATCAGTAAACTGCTGAAAGGCGTGGCATGAAGCTATTTATCGTGTTATTAGACAACTGAGAGAAGGACTTACTGCGATAGACGTTTATCTAAAATATCAAGCGAATAAAGCCAAATGTGACCGTAAAAAGATTCAATTAGCATCTGTAGAAAAGGACTACATTCATGAAAAAGTCCGTATAGAAGGAGATACCATTGTGGGACGTTATCACAAGAGCGCTGTCATCACGCTTGTTGAGCGTTTAACAAAATGCATCATCGCAATTAAACCAGCTGATAGACAGGCAACCAATATTGAAACATCGCTCCATCAATGGTTTGACCGATTAACAAAACACTTATTTTAGTCCATTATCTTTGACTGTGGGAAAGAGTTTTCCAATTGGAAATCCATCAGTAATGAGCAAGATGTCGATATTTATTTTGCAGATCCTGGAACGCCATCTCAAAGGGGTCTAAATGAGCATTCCAACGGTCTTCTAAGAAAGAATGGGCTGCCAAAAGAAATGGACTTTAATCCTGTGTCACAAGAGTATATTTCTGAGGTTGCACTCCGACGGAATAACATACCAAGGAAATTATTGAAATACAAAACACCGATTGAGTGTTTCATAGATTATGTAGGTCAGGGTTTTGAAAAAAGCATATTGTCTCGCTTAATTTGACAAATCAAAAATTAAAGAAAATGAAAATAATGTATTATTATGAATTTTTCTGGTACTCAAAAATTTGATTTTATGGTATACTTTGTTTAATATTCATTTAAAGTTAAAATTTTGAAAATTATTTTATTTTTTAATATCCTGACACTTAATTTATATAGGAGAAAAAATTTATATCTATATAAGTGATTAAATTAAATCTAGCTATAATACTAAAACATTTTATTTATTAACGTCGTGGTGCTTCATTTATGTAGATATAAAATTTTTTTAAGAGGTAAAAGGTATGTTAGATGAGTTTCATTGTTATAAATGATGAAATTCTCTACATAATCTGATTGAACTACCTTCCCTATGTGTCCTTTTATACTTCCAGGAGAAATCATAAAAAATAATTTAATTGTTTGGAAGGTTTTTAATCAAAGTTATCGGAGATTCACTTCCTTCTGATAAACAAACCTTTAAAAAAATTTTATAATCTTGGACACAAAAAAACAGGTGGAAAAAGGAGGTGGAAGAAATGTCAAAGTCTCAATTATTAAAAGTAGCACAACAAGATTACTTAGAGAAAGTAGATTTTCAGAATGAAAAGCTACAAGAAGTACAAGGAGGGAAATGCCCTTGGTATAACTTGTCATGTCATTTAGGTAATGATGGAAAAATTTGTACATTCTCGCATGAATGTACTGGTGGTTGTAATGCTTAAAAAATTATTTAAGGAGAGATGAAAATGAGTTTATTTAGAAAAAACTTTGAGCCTAACAAGAATGCTGAAAATTCCTTGAAAAAGGTAAGTAATGTAGATGATAAACAAGGTGGAACTACAACTGTACCTTGTGCTGTAGCAGCAAGTATAGCACTTTGCCCGACACTAGCTTGTAGCAGCAAATGTGGAGAACGCGGTTAATATTTGGAGGAGCTATAAAATGCTCCTCCTTTAATTAATACTGATTCAATATATACTCAAGTTTTATATTGAAAAATATGATAGGAGAAAGGATAAATGACAAATATCGTAGAAAATAATTTAAAGAAAATTACAAAAGGAATTTTATCTAAAGAATCTTTAAATGAATTAAACCCAAATAAAATTGTTAGTGATTCTGTCATTTCTTCTTTAAATAACCAGATAATAAACCAATTGAGTGAAGATGTATATTACATCTATACTTATATATATAATAATCACTCAATTGATTTTGATATTGAAGATTTCGAAATGTATATCAATGATGATTTAATAAATGAAGTAAGAAGTACATTTAACTACCTTCCTACTTATTTAACAAACAAGCATAATCTTCTAATAGAGTATTTGAATGAAGTCTTTTTAAACTTAGATGAAATAGCAGAAGACTTAGATTTGGATAACATAACTCATATTAAAATGGGAGAAGGAGATAGCCATAATGGCGGAAAAACAACTTTGAAAATTAAATGTACATCAAAAGTTTTTTTTTACAAACCTAGAAATAGTGACGTTGAATACAATTTAAATAATTTCATCAATAATATATTAAATG
This genomic interval from Virgibacillus pantothenticus contains the following:
- a CDS encoding SAR2788 family putative toxin, whose amino-acid sequence is MKKFTIKLILPVLIFTTVFSNTSLAFADNYNKEDLEISNKISQEFANTKYIDGNIDHELIEIESDDDTISYQVDVEEEFGIKNDSFEMHVDEFSDSEILVNSNLQMQDLLYESNLYVNLDAGEFYVTEVEIKDNGEKIVTTYDVFLTEIEGEEFKAQLVNRNTGDLHEVNTIDAKASAIPVIGLIIANGVRWAVKKFGKRALVSAFGKYALSNAIKKVAKFSVSKKHFRNAGGRYAKFNTTSQSTVRKWVKEALRNNPSIKFNNNYKKLSFTITSNIGKKVGTKGETKIKVVFDHTGKIWTAYPVK
- a CDS encoding DUF3427 domain-containing protein, with protein sequence MIFNSQNSNKNTNLRESHKSSKNLLLKIGNKYSRKDVYRIFNVPKNQQKGNWNTGYTTFNNDIFIFANINSVGRTGHIYDNKFIGDELQWFGKKTHSLQSKSIQSMLDPKGNVYIFTRENSENTDFIYQGNARVKTYDNTTPVKIIWQFNDKNEVHLNKITEEIDNPGKYKEGSTKQIYVNIYERNPIARRKCIEYYGCSCLVCGFNFENKYGELGKDFIHVHHIRELHTIDREYEVDPITDLRPVCPNCHAMLHKTKPAHSIEFLKHLLNRTP
- a CDS encoding S8 family serine peptidase, coding for MKKKVYVGFSLILFLSLFIYYLQVFEKEEEYESWALDYIGEARKQSSSQIKIAILDSGINKTHGDLKNVNFEEVNVIEPNKPITDKFGHGTAIAGIIAGEKVGIISSEENLILYDVKVLNDKGEGTIEDIINGIMWCVEQEVDVINISFGFFDDKKGLHDAIRAATKKGIVVTAAAGNTMGLSVDYPAKYEEVLSIASIDKDFNIDPRSGYGKVDYSAPGVKVISTDNQGGMSEFSGTSFATAYATGVIASIVSNKYNTANIKQLLNKHTLKLNEKSVYGEGILTFKREYLEETYEKVYN
- a CDS encoding NgoPII family restriction endonuclease, whose amino-acid sequence is MYYTPTTNVLIALRNILERNSNKMPKVLNHKNSNRINSAGDLLEYFVKDAFCSYSFNYEMAGDKLKEYQKVFSYLGNSNNPPDFVIKHGAAVEVKKIEGTNPNGIALNSSFPKDYLHSNDLRIKKECRECENEYGGWAKKDMIYAVGNVKNKKLSSLWLIYGDCFCADKETYEKISNAIKDGVSSIPEVEFGETKELGRVNRVDPLGITYLRIRGMWGIEHPSSIFRSLINLDKVKTHVYVLMRKETFDSIEDKPNLNKYVENNNLQMKNVTIPNPNNPAKNMEAILYTATI
- a CDS encoding DNA cytosine methyltransferase, which encodes MVQIKIDERGRGKFKPAPELNKEEVKQILMEKIRNERETVIESTNDFSNDEIKHKNNKMNVVSLFSGCGGLDLGFELAGLDAIIGKDNTEAILTNKDNFNKKRNQSIFHTVYANDIFDEALQTYSLNFPSQVYKHKKDIRKIHEFPIGNIVIGGFPCPGFSEAGPRLVDDERNFLYLHFIRCLIQTQPEIFIGENVKGMLTLGKGEVFRQIRQDFEAAGYKVEAQLVNARDYGVPQNRERVILVGVRNDLDFKYTFPDPTHGEGEGLIPYTTLKDAIGDLEQDPGPYFTGSYSTIFMSRNRKKRWDEQSFTIQASGRQAPIHPGGSPMIKTGKDKWIFSDGEEHNRRLSIKEIARIQTFPDWFEFSQGKNLKMSKNGRLDKVYKQIGNAVPVLLARAIAKPIADWAVRYIEEKETSYQMKLHL
- a CDS encoding MFS transporter; translated protein: MKIRQWNRSLKIRLAGEGIFNLFYWMYFPFMAIYFSDVLGNAVTGALMSIPPLVSIIGNIIGGNISDYIGRRIIMIIGSSIQTLMFALFALSVIYNNHWLSYGCFLGISLGGAIYSQQAVLWLLT